The region TGCATCACGATCTGCCGGGCGTTCCCTGGTACGGGCTGAAGGCCATCTACCAGCAAAACCGGGAGGCGTACCAGCAGCGAAACCACGGTTTTCTCGTCAGAGGCTATGGTGAATGGCTGCGTCAGTTCTGGGTCAGGCCCGTTGACGTCACCGTTCATCCCGCAAAACAACAGGGGGAAGGGTATGAGTAACCTGCTGGCGTTTCCCATGTATGCCGTGGATCGCGCCAATACCCGCGCGCTCTGGGTGGCGGTAAAGGGGCTGCTGGCCGCGCGCGGTGTGACCGTCGATCGCGATCCCGGCTGGCCGGAGTCCGACCTGCTGACCCACTGGCAACAGCCTGCGCTTATCCTCAGCCAGACCTGCGGTTATCCGCTGGTCACGCAGCTCCCGGACGTGCAGGTGGTCGGCTGTTTTCACTACGCGGCACCGGGCTGCGAAGGGATCCAGTACCGCAGCTTTCTGGCGGTGCGCGAGGAAGATCGGCACCTCACGCTGGCGGATTTTCGCGGACGTCGGGCGGTCTGTAATTCCCCGGATTCCCAGTCCGGCTACAATGCGCTGCGAAAAAAAGTGGCTCCCCTTGCGAGCGACGGTCTCTTTTTCGCGCAAACGTCCTTCAGCGGCAGCCATCGCCAGTCGCTGATTGATGTGAAACGCGGGGCGGGGGATATCGCGGCCATCGACTGCGTGACCTGGGCACTGCTGCAGCGCCATGAGCCGGAACGCCTTGCGGGACTGGCAGTCATTGACCGCACACCGCTGACGCCCGGACTGCCGCTGATCACCTCGCATAACACCTCACCTGAAACGCTTAACGCTATTCGCGATGCGCTTCACGAGCTGGTGGATGCGCCGGAATACCGGGAGGTGCGCGACGCGGTGTTGATCGACGGTTTTAGCGAGGTGACGCGCGAGGCCTACGCCTCATTGTCCGCGTGATAAATCTCCTGCGCGTCGGTAAAGCAGCGCAGCGCCAGCGAGGAGACCGGCTTCTGCCTGCGCATAATCAGGCCGACGGGAGCCTCAATGTTCGCGTCGGCGATGGGGACAATCCTGAAGTTGCTGTTCAGCGCCTCCAGCCCGTTGTTCAGCGGCATGACGGCGCAGCACACGCCGCTCTGAACCGCCTGAATGATCTGGAACGTCGAGTCGCTCTCGAAAACGGACGTCGGTTCGATGCCTGCAGATTTAAAGCTGGCCTCCATATGCGCCCGGTAATGCATCCCTTTGGTCAGGAACCCCAGCGGAAAATCCGTCAGGTCGTGCCACGTCAGCGTTGCCTGGCCGAGCTGAAAATGGCGGACGTCGTGCAGCAGGCCCATCTTGGTTTTTGGCAGCTGGATAACGTCAAACAGGCTGGTGTCGATGCTGTTGAGGTAGCAAATTCCCAGCTCAAGCTGATTGCGGCTGACGCCGTCGGCAATCTGCGCTGAGGACATGGAATAGAGGCTGTAGCTCAGCTCCGGGTATTTTCGCGTCTGCAGGCGAATAAAGATCATCGGATCCACGCTCGCCAGCGGCACCATCCCCAGACGTAATTCGCCCACCACCTGGCCTTTACACAGCGCGGCTTCCGCCTGTAACCCGTCGTGCGCGGCCAGCAGGGCACGGGCCCACGCGAGGATGCGTTCACCCTCCGGCGTAAACCCTTCAAAGCGCTGCCCGCGCACGATCAGCACCAGCCCCAGCTCCTCTTCCAGGCTGCGGATGCGCATGGAGAGGGTCGGCTGGGTGACGTTGCACTGCGAGGCCGCTTTACCAAAGTGGCGGGTCTCGTCGAGCGCGATTAAATATTTTAACTGTTTAATATCCATCTTATTTTCTGCGCGAGCAGCCTTACAGCATGCGGATCTCTTTCGAGCGCAGGGTGATGCGAACCGGAACGGATTTATACGACGGCGTACCGCTGTCCTTATCCAGATAATCAAGCGGCACCAGCACGTTGGCCTCCGGGTAATAGGCGCCGACGGTGCCCGGCGCGATGTTATACGCCACCACGGTAATGTCTTTCAGACGCTGAACGCTGCCGGGGAGGGCGGTTTCGATATCCACGCGGTCGCCGTGTTCCAGGCCTGACTGCGCCATATCGTCTTCGTTCATAAATAGCACGTCGCGGCGGCCAAACACGCCGCGGTAGCGGTCGTCCAGAGCGTAAATGGTGGTGTTGTACTGGTCGTGGCTGCGCAGCGTGATCAGGCGCAGAACGTGCTCACCTTCGCCGCTGGCGTTCTCGTGAACGCCGTCGAACACCGAGAACATCGCTTTCCCCGTCGCCGTTGGCCAGATGCGCTGCGTTGGCGGCAGCGGCATGCGAAAGCCGCCGGGAACGCGGATCCGCGCGTTGTAGTTCTCAAAGCCCGGAATGGTCTGCTCGATCAGATCGCGGATGCGGTCGTAATCCTCAACCAGCGTTAGCCAGTCCACGCGGGTTTCCGGCAGCGTGGCTTTCGCCATGCCGGCGACGATAGCAGGTTCCGAGAGGAGCAACGGCGAGGCGGGCTTCAGCTTGCCGGACGAGGCATGCACCATCGACATGGAGTCTTCGACGGTAATGGACTGACGGCCGGTGGCCTGGAGATCCAGCTCGGTGCGGCCGAGACACGGAAAGATAAAGGTCTCTTTGCCCACCAGCAGATGGGTACGGTTGAGCTTGGTCCCGACGTGCACGCTCAAATCCAGGTTACCCATCGCCGGAAAACCCCGCTCGTGATCGGGCATCGCGACGGCAAAATTACCCCCAAGGCAGATGAGCGCCTTCGCGCGGCCGTCGATCATCGCCTGCGTGGCCTGCACCGCATCGTGTCCGTGGTGAGACGGCGGCTCAAAGCCGAAAACGTCCTTCAGACGGTTCAGGAAGACCGGGGTAGGCTTCTCGCTAATCCCGACGGTGCGGTTTCCCTGAACGTTAGAGTGGCCGCGCAGGGGGCAGATACCCGCGCCGGGCTTGCCGATATTCCCGCGCAGCAGCAGCAGGTCGGCGATCAGGCGGACGTTTGCCGTACCTTTATTGTGCTGGGTAATGCCCATCCCGTAGGTAATGATGGTGGCATTTGATTTCGCATAGGCGTCGGCCACCTTTTGGAGCGCCGCCTGGCTCAGGCCTGACTCGCGCTCGATCTCGTCCCAGCGGGTTTGCGCGATATCGGCGGTGAAGTCCTCAATGCCCTGGGTGTGTTCGGCAATAAACGCATGGTCGAGCACGTCACCGCGTTCGGCCTCCATTTCCAGCAGGTGTTTGGCAATGCCTTTCAGCGCGGCGGCATCGCCCCCGGCCTTCACCTGGAAATAGGTCGAGGCGATATCCGTTGAGCCGTAGGTCGCCATTTCAATCACGCTTTGCGGGTCGGCGAAGCGTTCGAGGGCGCGCTCGCGCAGCGGGTTAAAGACGATAATCGGCACGTTGCGACGGGCCAGCTCATGGAGAGTCCCCATCATTCGCGGATGGTTGGTGCCGGGGTTGTGGCCGATGGAGATCACCAGCTCGGTCTTATCGAAGTCGTCCAGCGAGACTGTGCCTTTCCCGATGCCAATCGAACGCGGCAAACCGACGCTGGTGGCCTCGTGACACATATTCGAGCAGTCGGGGAAGTTATTGGTGCCGTATTCGCGGGCGAAGAGCTGGAAAAGATACGCCGCTTCGTTAGAGGCGCGTCCGGAGGTATAGAACTCGACCTGGTCCGGCTCGAGCCCGCGCAATATTTCGCCGATGCGTTGAAACGCCTCTTCCCAGTCGACGGGCCGGAAGGTATCGCTTGCCCGGTCATAGCGCAGGGGATGCGTCAGCCGACCGTAGCCTTCCAGTTCAAAGTCCGATCTCGCCAGCAGCGAGGAGACGCTGTTCTCAGCCAGAAACGCGGGGGTAACGCGTTTGCTGGTGGCTTCCCAGGTCACGGCTTTGGCGCCGTTCTCACAGAACTGGAACGTCGACTTGTGTTCTTTATCCGGCCACGCGCAGCCCGGGCAGTCAAAACCGTCAGGCTGGTTGGTGCGCAGCAGCGTCGCGGGGGCATCAAGGGTATCCATTTGGGTACGTACTGCAATGGCCGTCGCTTTCAATGCGCCCCAGCCGCCGGCAGGACCGTCATAGTGTCTGATACCCGGCACCGAGCGTCTTTTCTTGTTCATACCCACTCCTGATTTGTTCGGTCACACAACGTCTGAACCCCTAAAAGCGCTGCAAAGAACGATAAGTGAATGCAATGACGACCGGATGGTGACGCGCGTGCGGCACGAAAAGATGCTTTAACTTAAATTCTTTTTATTACAGTTGTTTATAGGGTCTGACGTTGAAATATTTAAAGAAATTATAACGAAATTTTATCATTTTAATAATAAATCTTATCTATCAAGCGGTAGGCAAGATAGATGGGGCGAGCAGGAGAGGATGTAGCAGCAATAAAATTTCGAATGAAGCCTTTGAGCGGCAGCAATAAAGAATGTTCGCAGCTGGCGGGGCTATTGCGAGCATTTTCGGCTGCGGTAATGTCAGGATGGTTAACTCAGGCTTAATGATTGACGATTAAAATTCAGGCCTGACGGGGTAATTGTCGCAACGCGAAATATAAAGTTATTTTGAGTCGTGAAATTAACGTCGTGCAACATAAGTGAAATAGTTACCTTCACGTTGTCGCGTGCATTCAATATTAAAGATACCCTTTTAGTGCAACAAATAATTCATGGTTCATATATTCTGCTGACCTCACCAATACGCGAATTCTACTAATTATGGTAGTGGCGATAATAGCCGTATTGCGTTAATGAAAGTGGTTCTCTTTTGTATTTTCCATATATAAAACATGTGGTTGTAATGTTGTGTGGCTAAAAAATAAAAGGGCGTAGGTCGTATCGGGTTTTTTCATAGGATTAATCCTATAATTTTCCGACTGCTTCATTTACCAACAGTTACGTACCGGTAAATATTGAATTGAGACGAAGCTCATGTAAACTTGTTTACCGTTTGTCAAAATATGTCAGGAAGACACTGGGCCTTATTCTGAAGGGCTCGTGCGGTAGCTATGCCCTTAAAATAGTAACGCCCCGAAAATATCCTGGCTATTTTAACAATAGCACCTAAGTCAAACTTCACCCCCTTATCTTCATCATCGAAATATCGCTACGGAAAAGCATATGAAAATGCGCGTACTGTTTTCACTTCTGTTTGTAATGGCGGTGGCGGGCTGTAAAGCGCCGCAGAAACCTGTGATCAACGACGATACGATCGAGACCAGCCAGGTCAACGGCGTGACCTTAACCCACCGTCACGCTGTGGCGCCGCCTGCGGAGTTCAACCCGGTCAACGAACCGTATCGCGCCATGTATCCGGCCTCCCTGATGAGCCGTCCTGACTTCGGCGGCAAAGTTATCCGTACTCTCGACACCGGAAAAACCTACGTGGTGCTGGGGCAGGTTGAACACTACTGGATGGCGCTTGCCGATGAAGGTAACGATCAGCTGATTGGTTACGTCCCGATGCGCGCCGTGATCAAGGCCGACCTGTACGACGCCGCCGTGCGTAAACAGGCCATTCGTCCGAAGGCGCGTAAAAAAGCGACCTGTGTCGACGTCGATGGCAACAGCAAAGCCTGCAAAGACAGCGCTAACGGTACCTGGATCCTGAACTAAACGGCTTGCATGAGCGCATTTTTATGAATAATAAAAATTTTCATAAGCTGTGGTTATTCTTTTACGCGGTGATTTTCGCCCTGGTCAGTGGTTGTACGTCGTCTTCACACAGCGACCCCTCCCGCTACAATCTGCAGTTTCAGGCTCATCCACAAATCAACGAATCTGCGCCGCTTAAGGTTCGGGTGCTGCTGCTGAAATCCGATGCGGATTTCATGTCCAGCGACTTCTACTCCCTGCAGAACAACGCGTCAGCCACGCTTGGCGCGAATCTGCTGAACAGCGATGTGTTCTTCCTGATGCCGGGACAGCTGTCCAAAACTCTCAGCGGGCAAAGCTCGCCGGAGGCCCGCTACATCGGCGTGATGGCGGAGTACCAGGTGCTGGATGGCAAAAAATGGCGCGTTTCACTCCCTCTGCCCGTGCCTGGCGAAAATCATATCTACCAGTTCTGGAAATGGTCCGCCGATGAACTTCAGGCCAACGTTTTTCTCGACGTGAACGGCATTCGGGTCATCAGCCAGTAACGCGCTTCTAAACAGGAAACACATCATCATGACGAAAGCAGAAAAGGTCGTCTGGACCGAAGGCATGTTCCTGCGTCCACACCATTTTCAGCGGACTGAAAGCTATCTGCTCAACCATGTTCGTGAATGGGGCGCGCTGCAGCGATCGTATCTCTGGGGCTTTCTCGACGTTGAACTGGATGAAGCGATGCTTCGTCAGGGATGCATTGCCCTGAGCTACTGCAGTGGGCTGCTGCCGGACGGCACCTTTTTCCAGGTGCGCAACGGGCGCAACGGTCCTGTACCGCTGAAAATTCCTGACAACCTCTCCAACGAAAAGGTGGTGCTCGCACTGCCGGTTCGTCGTGGCGAGAGAGAAGAGGTGATTTTCAGCGAAGAGCCATCCTCGCTGGCGCGCTTTATCGCGTTCGAGCAGGAGGTGGAGGACGATAACGCCATGTCGGTGGGGGATGCTACCGTCCAGTTTGGCCGCCTGCGTCTGACCCTGATGCTGGAAAAAGACCTCACGGCGGAATGGACCGCCATCGGCGTGGCGTTTGTGACAGAGAAACGTAACGACAACCACGTGCGGCTCGACAACAGCTACATCCCGCCGATGCTCAACGCCAACAACAGCCCGCAGATCTACAGCATGATCAACGATCTGCACGGTCTGCTGGTCCAGCGCAGCCAGCAAATTGGCGGTCGTCTGCGCCAGCCTGGCCGCTTTAACACCTCCGAACTGATTGAGTTCACGCTGCTGTCGCTGGTTAACCGTCATCTGGGCGAAGTATCTCATTTAAAAACCCTCCCGCTGCTGCATCCGGAAACGCTCTGGCGCAGCTGGCTGCCGTTTGCGACCGAGCTAGCCACCTGGACGTCGCAGCGTACCGCCGAAAGCGTGCTGCCGATTTACGATCATGACGATCTGGCAAACTGCTTCAGCAAACTGATGCTGATGCTGCGTCAGGGGCTGTCGCTGGTGATGGAAGACCACGCGATTCAGCTGCCGCTGAACGAACGCTCCCATGGCCTGAACATCGCTACGGTGCCTGAAACCAGCATGGTGCGCGAGTTCGGCTTCGTGCTGGCGGTAAAAGCCAATGTGCCAGGCGAACACCTGCAAACCCATTTCCCGGCGCAGATGAAGGTCGCGCCGGTCTCGAAAATCCGCGATCTGGTTCAGCTTCAGCTGCCGGGCATTATGCTGCGCGCCATGCCGGTCGCGCCGCCGCAGATCCCGTGGCATGCCGGCTACAGCTACTTTGAACTGGAGAAGGGCAGCGAGCTGTGGCACGAGATGGATAAGTCCGGCGCATTCGCCCTGCATCTTGCAGGGGAGTTCCCGGGGCTGGATATGGAGTTTTGGGCCATCCGTAGCCCGACAGAATAATAAAGCGAGCGCTTAATATGCAGGAACGACAGGACACCGGCAGTGATGCCGCGTTTACCGGGGCCAGTAGCAACAATCAGCTGGTGGCGGCCGCCAATCCGCTGCTCAACGCGATTCCGCAGATCCGTCATTCGGTCTCCCATGACGATCAGGTGGCACTACGCCAGCGCCTGATCGATGAGATTCGCCGTTTCGAAGTCCGCTGCCAGCAGGCGGGGCTGCCCTACGAAGTGATCGTCGGGGCGCGTTACTGCCTGTGTACGGCGCTCGATGAGGCCGCCGCGCTCACCCCCTGGGGCAGCAGCGGCGTCTGGTCAAGCAACGGTCTGCTGGTGACCTTCCATAACGAAACCTGGGGCGGTGAGAAGTTCTTCCAGCTGCTGGCGCGCCTGTCGCAGAACCCGCGCGAGCATATTCTGCTGCTGGAGATGATCAACTACTGCCTGCTGCTGGGCTTCGAAGGACGCTATCGGGTACTGGATAATGGCCGCACGCAGCTTGAAACCATCAAGCAGCGGCTGTGGCAGATGATCCGCGGCGTGCGCGGCAGCTATCCGCCGCCGCTTTCTCCCCATCCGGAAGATCGTCCGGTGCTGCGCAAGCTCTGGCGGCCGATGGTTCCCCTGTGGGCCTGTGTGGCGCTGGCCGGGTTTATCGCCTGTCTGTTTTATATCGTGCTTAACTGGCGCCTTGGCGATAACACCAACCCGGTGCTGGCGAAGATTTACCAGTCCCAGCTGCCGGAAACCACTATTCAGCAGCAGGCCCGTCAGCTACCAGCGGTGCTGAACCTGCGCGGCTTCCTGAAGCCTGAAATCGAGGCTGGCCTGGTCGCGGTGAAAGACGAAGCGGATCGCAGCGTCGTTATCCTGAAGGGCGACGGGCTGTTTGCCTCTGCCTCTACCGTCGTGCGTGACCGCTATGAACCGGTCATCAACCGCATTGCGCAGGCGATGAATAACGTCAGCGGCAAAATTCTGGTGGTGGGCTACAGCGACAACGTGCCGATCCGCAGCGCGCGCTTTGCCTCGAACTATGAACTCTCTCTGGAACGCGCCCGCTCGGTACAGAAAATGCTGCAGGGAAGCCTCTCTCAGCCTGGCCGCGTGAAAGCTGAAGGGCGGGGCGAGATTAACCCGGTGGCGCCGAACACGACGCCTGAAAACCGCGCCCGTAACCGCCGTGTGGAAATTACTCTGCTGGTGTCGCCTGAAAACACTCAGGCCGAGCTGAACGGATTGCCGCAAGGAAACTAAGGATGCTGACTACACTTCTTTCCATCTTGACCAACCGCATTCTGTGGAGCTTCCTCGGCGTAACGGCGCTTGCGGCGGTGATCTGGATGATTGGTCCCCTGTTGTCCATCGTGGACACCCGACCGCTTGAGTCTGAACAGAACCGCATTATCAGCATCGCCGTGGTCTATCTGCTCTGGGCGCAGGGACACATTCTGCCGCGCCTGTACAATGCCTGGCTTAACCGCAAGCTGATGGACAAGCTCAAGGAGAACACCGCCAGCCCGGAAGCGGCGGACCCGCAGAAGCGGCTGAACAGCGAGGAGCAGATCCTCGCCAGCCGCTTTGATGAAGCCGCGCAGATGCTGAAAAAAGCGCACTTCAGCAAAGCGGGCCAGGGCGCCCAGTGGACGCAGCGCTTCAGCACGCAATATCTCTATCAGCTGCCGTGGTACGTCATTATCGGCGCGCCGGGCTCCGGTAAAACCACGGCGCTGGTTAACTCCGGGCTACAGTTCCCGCTGGCCGATCGCTTCGGTAAGACCGCGCTGCGGGGCATTGGCGGCACGCGTAACTGCGACTGGTGGTTTACCAATGAGGCGGTGCTGCTGGACACGGCGGGCCGCTATACCACCCAGGAGAGCGAGCAGGTACAGGACGCCGGCGAATGGCTGGAGTTCATCAACCTGTTGCGTAAGTATCGCCGCCGCCAGCCGATCAACGGCGTCATCATCACCATCAGCATTTCTGACCTGCTCACCCAGTCCGCCGAGGCGTCCCGTCAGCAGGCGGTGAACCTGCGCCAGCGTCTGTCCGAGCTGCATGAACAGCTGGGTATTCGCTTCCCTGTCTACGTGATGGTGACCAAGGCCGACCTGCTTAAAGGCTTCCGCGCCTGGTTTGCCGACTACGACAAAGCGCAGCGCGACCAGATCTGGGGCTTTACCCTGCCGTGGGAGCAAACCAAACACGCCGATTACGACCTGATGGGCAACTTCCAGCAGGAGTTTTCTCTGCTGCAGCAGCGCCTCGATGCCGGGCTGCCGGAAACCATGCTGAAAGAGCACGACGCGAAAACCCGCGCCGAAGCGTATCTCTTCCCGCAGGAGTTCGCCGCGCTGCGTCCGCTACTGGCGGACTACCTGAGCACGGTCTTCGCCCGCTCCAACTTCGAAACCGAGTTCTCTCCGCGCGGGATCTACTTCGCCAGCGGGACTCAGGAAGGCATGCCGTTCGACCGCGTGATGGGCGAACTGAACCGCGCGCTGTCGCTGCCGGAAGGGGGAGAGGCGGATAACTGGGATTCGGTCAGCAAAGAAGCGCCGATCCCGGGGGCAAAAGGTCAGAGTTTCTTCATTAAGAACCTCCTGCAAAACGTCATCTTCCAGGAAGCCGGGATCGCGGGCGAAAACCGCTGGTGGGAGCTGCGCAACCGGGCGGTGATCTGGTCCGGCTACGCGGCGCTGCTGGCCCTGCTGGTGATCCTCGGCGGTCTGTGGCTGACCAGCTATGCCAAAAACAAGGCCTATCTGGAAGAGGTGGATGCGAAGGTGCCGCTGCTGGACCAGCAGAGCAAGGCGTTGCAGAACCAGACCCAGCGTGACCTGTTCGATCTGCTGCCGCTGCTGAACGGTCTGGTGGATCTGCCGAAAAGCGACGCGTTTGATGTGAACGATCCGCCCGTATCCCGCCGTATGGGGCTCTACCGCGGAGATGACGTCAGCGATGCCTCGCAGTCGCTGTACCAGAAAGCGCTGGATCAGATGCTGTTGCCTGCCGTTGCCATGCACATCACCACCTGGCTGCGCAACGACAACGGTAGCGACGTGGAATACAGCTATGAAGCGCTGAAAGCCTATCAGATGCTGTATCAGCCGAAGCACTACGACGGCAAATTCCTGCATTCGTGGGTGATGCTCAACCTGCAGCGGAATCTGCCGCAGAACGTCACGAAGGCGCAGCTGCAGCAGCTTGAATGGCACCTGACGCAGCTGCTGGAGCCGAAAATTCAGGCCTCGCCGTACGCGCAGGACGAATCGCTGGTTGCCCGCGAAAGGGCGATGATCGGCCAGCAGCCGCTCTCCACGCGGGTGTACGGTCGTCTCAAGCGCCTGCTGGAGCATGATGAAAACCTGAAGCCGGTTTCCCTTTCCGACCTGGGCGGGCCGCAGAGCGAGCTGGTATTTTCCCGCAAAAGCGGCAAGCCGGTCAGCGAAGGCGTACCGGGGCTCTATACGCCGGACGGCTACTGGAAAAGTTTTAACGGCCAGATTGACAGCGTAACCACCGCTCTGCACGAGGACGACGCCTGGGTGCTGGGGGCCGCGACGGCGCAGGAGGATAAACAGCAGATCGATAACGCCGTGCGCCAGCTCTACATGCGCGATTTTATCGCGAACTGGGATCGCTTCCTCGCCGACATTCAGCTCAATAACAGCGCCGATCTCTCCCAGCGCATCAACACCGCGCGCCTGCTCTCCGGCGCAAACTCGCCGCTGCGCCGCCTGGTGCAGAACCTGAGCCAGGTCCTGACGCTGTCGCGTAATGCGCCAGCGCCGGAAGATGCGGATAAAGCGCAGGCGCAGAGCAACCGCGCCACCCGCACGCTGGAAGCGCTGTTCAGCAACAATGACGCTGCGCCGACCCAGGCCGCCGTGGTCACCCAGGCGCCGGAACAGCTGGTCACCGACCACTACGCGCCGAT is a window of Enterobacter cloacae complex sp. ECNIH7 DNA encoding:
- the tssJ gene encoding type VI secretion system lipoprotein TssJ, whose amino-acid sequence is MNNKNFHKLWLFFYAVIFALVSGCTSSSHSDPSRYNLQFQAHPQINESAPLKVRVLLLKSDADFMSSDFYSLQNNASATLGANLLNSDVFFLMPGQLSKTLSGQSSPEARYIGVMAEYQVLDGKKWRVSLPLPVPGENHIYQFWKWSADELQANVFLDVNGIRVISQ
- a CDS encoding FdhF/YdeP family oxidoreductase, which translates into the protein MNKKRRSVPGIRHYDGPAGGWGALKATAIAVRTQMDTLDAPATLLRTNQPDGFDCPGCAWPDKEHKSTFQFCENGAKAVTWEATSKRVTPAFLAENSVSSLLARSDFELEGYGRLTHPLRYDRASDTFRPVDWEEAFQRIGEILRGLEPDQVEFYTSGRASNEAAYLFQLFAREYGTNNFPDCSNMCHEATSVGLPRSIGIGKGTVSLDDFDKTELVISIGHNPGTNHPRMMGTLHELARRNVPIIVFNPLRERALERFADPQSVIEMATYGSTDIASTYFQVKAGGDAAALKGIAKHLLEMEAERGDVLDHAFIAEHTQGIEDFTADIAQTRWDEIERESGLSQAALQKVADAYAKSNATIITYGMGITQHNKGTANVRLIADLLLLRGNIGKPGAGICPLRGHSNVQGNRTVGISEKPTPVFLNRLKDVFGFEPPSHHGHDAVQATQAMIDGRAKALICLGGNFAVAMPDHERGFPAMGNLDLSVHVGTKLNRTHLLVGKETFIFPCLGRTELDLQATGRQSITVEDSMSMVHASSGKLKPASPLLLSEPAIVAGMAKATLPETRVDWLTLVEDYDRIRDLIEQTIPGFENYNARIRVPGGFRMPLPPTQRIWPTATGKAMFSVFDGVHENASGEGEHVLRLITLRSHDQYNTTIYALDDRYRGVFGRRDVLFMNEDDMAQSGLEHGDRVDIETALPGSVQRLKDITVVAYNIAPGTVGAYYPEANVLVPLDYLDKDSGTPSYKSVPVRITLRSKEIRML
- a CDS encoding phosphate/phosphite/phosphonate ABC transporter substrate-binding protein, yielding MSNLLAFPMYAVDRANTRALWVAVKGLLAARGVTVDRDPGWPESDLLTHWQQPALILSQTCGYPLVTQLPDVQVVGCFHYAAPGCEGIQYRSFLAVREEDRHLTLADFRGRRAVCNSPDSQSGYNALRKKVAPLASDGLFFAQTSFSGSHRQSLIDVKRGAGDIAAIDCVTWALLQRHEPERLAGLAVIDRTPLTPGLPLITSHNTSPETLNAIRDALHELVDAPEYREVRDAVLIDGFSEVTREAYASLSA
- a CDS encoding LysR family transcriptional regulator, coding for MDIKQLKYLIALDETRHFGKAASQCNVTQPTLSMRIRSLEEELGLVLIVRGQRFEGFTPEGERILAWARALLAAHDGLQAEAALCKGQVVGELRLGMVPLASVDPMIFIRLQTRKYPELSYSLYSMSSAQIADGVSRNQLELGICYLNSIDTSLFDVIQLPKTKMGLLHDVRHFQLGQATLTWHDLTDFPLGFLTKGMHYRAHMEASFKSAGIEPTSVFESDSTFQIIQAVQSGVCCAVMPLNNGLEALNSNFRIVPIADANIEAPVGLIMRRQKPVSSLALRCFTDAQEIYHADNEA
- the tssK gene encoding type VI secretion system baseplate subunit TssK; protein product: MTKAEKVVWTEGMFLRPHHFQRTESYLLNHVREWGALQRSYLWGFLDVELDEAMLRQGCIALSYCSGLLPDGTFFQVRNGRNGPVPLKIPDNLSNEKVVLALPVRRGEREEVIFSEEPSSLARFIAFEQEVEDDNAMSVGDATVQFGRLRLTLMLEKDLTAEWTAIGVAFVTEKRNDNHVRLDNSYIPPMLNANNSPQIYSMINDLHGLLVQRSQQIGGRLRQPGRFNTSELIEFTLLSLVNRHLGEVSHLKTLPLLHPETLWRSWLPFATELATWTSQRTAESVLPIYDHDDLANCFSKLMLMLRQGLSLVMEDHAIQLPLNERSHGLNIATVPETSMVREFGFVLAVKANVPGEHLQTHFPAQMKVAPVSKIRDLVQLQLPGIMLRAMPVAPPQIPWHAGYSYFELEKGSELWHEMDKSGAFALHLAGEFPGLDMEFWAIRSPTE
- a CDS encoding DotU family type VI secretion system protein codes for the protein MQERQDTGSDAAFTGASSNNQLVAAANPLLNAIPQIRHSVSHDDQVALRQRLIDEIRRFEVRCQQAGLPYEVIVGARYCLCTALDEAAALTPWGSSGVWSSNGLLVTFHNETWGGEKFFQLLARLSQNPREHILLLEMINYCLLLGFEGRYRVLDNGRTQLETIKQRLWQMIRGVRGSYPPPLSPHPEDRPVLRKLWRPMVPLWACVALAGFIACLFYIVLNWRLGDNTNPVLAKIYQSQLPETTIQQQARQLPAVLNLRGFLKPEIEAGLVAVKDEADRSVVILKGDGLFASASTVVRDRYEPVINRIAQAMNNVSGKILVVGYSDNVPIRSARFASNYELSLERARSVQKMLQGSLSQPGRVKAEGRGEINPVAPNTTPENRARNRRVEITLLVSPENTQAELNGLPQGN
- the tssM gene encoding type VI secretion system membrane subunit TssM; its protein translation is MLTTLLSILTNRILWSFLGVTALAAVIWMIGPLLSIVDTRPLESEQNRIISIAVVYLLWAQGHILPRLYNAWLNRKLMDKLKENTASPEAADPQKRLNSEEQILASRFDEAAQMLKKAHFSKAGQGAQWTQRFSTQYLYQLPWYVIIGAPGSGKTTALVNSGLQFPLADRFGKTALRGIGGTRNCDWWFTNEAVLLDTAGRYTTQESEQVQDAGEWLEFINLLRKYRRRQPINGVIITISISDLLTQSAEASRQQAVNLRQRLSELHEQLGIRFPVYVMVTKADLLKGFRAWFADYDKAQRDQIWGFTLPWEQTKHADYDLMGNFQQEFSLLQQRLDAGLPETMLKEHDAKTRAEAYLFPQEFAALRPLLADYLSTVFARSNFETEFSPRGIYFASGTQEGMPFDRVMGELNRALSLPEGGEADNWDSVSKEAPIPGAKGQSFFIKNLLQNVIFQEAGIAGENRWWELRNRAVIWSGYAALLALLVILGGLWLTSYAKNKAYLEEVDAKVPLLDQQSKALQNQTQRDLFDLLPLLNGLVDLPKSDAFDVNDPPVSRRMGLYRGDDVSDASQSLYQKALDQMLLPAVAMHITTWLRNDNGSDVEYSYEALKAYQMLYQPKHYDGKFLHSWVMLNLQRNLPQNVTKAQLQQLEWHLTQLLEPKIQASPYAQDESLVARERAMIGQQPLSTRVYGRLKRLLEHDENLKPVSLSDLGGPQSELVFSRKSGKPVSEGVPGLYTPDGYWKSFNGQIDSVTTALHEDDAWVLGAATAQEDKQQIDNAVRQLYMRDFIANWDRFLADIQLNNSADLSQRINTARLLSGANSPLRRLVQNLSQVLTLSRNAPAPEDADKAQAQSNRATRTLEALFSNNDAAPTQAAVVTQAPEQLVTDHYAPMIELAQPLEKGGKTIVFDDFLKQVDELYRYLTAVQDAANSGMPAPGGEAISRLQASAGRLPGGLQTMFSNMAVGASSDTQRRDLENVRKRINVEVGGFCRQAIAGRYPLVRSASTEVTPDDLARMFAPGTGLMDAFFRDNLTNKVDTTQANWRFMPGIDGKTLPGSEGLLRPFQQAQSIRDAFFANGATTPSFKVTVRTVRMDNSILNLTLDVDGQLLRYSHGPQAVQIMNWPGPGGTNQVRMQLGLANGSTATLVTNGAWALNRFFDKASTSPGAGSLSRQATFNVDGHQVTLEFAPNSIRNPFQLPRFSCP